One Salvia splendens isolate huo1 chromosome 1, SspV2, whole genome shotgun sequence genomic window, ATTTTGGTGAATTTCGTTATTTGGTTTGAGGTATTGGTTTGATGTGGTGATTGGATTGGGGGATTGTTAGTGTTTTCTTGTGTGCAACTGTGCTTTTGGATAGATTCTGGCTGATTGTGTCGTGTGTGGGTATGAGAAAGGCTGAATTTCAAGTGTTAGGTATTTTAGTGTTACGAGTGAGTTGGGTAGAGATTTTGTGGGAAGTTGTGAGTGCTCAAACGAAATGCTGGTGAACAAAACTGCTCGTACGCTTTTCCCATGCCTGTGCTTTAGTATCTATATTGTGCTCAGGAGCTGGAAGCTGTGGACCATTATGAAAAAGTGCATGATTGGTAATAGGGGAATAGTAATCTCCCTCTCTAAGATGAGGATTTAGTTTGGAAGATCTTTACCAATCTGAAGTGATGTGTGCATGTTTTAACTAAGCCAAAACAAGAATTGTTTCACTTTTCCATGCAATCCttccaaatataactatttCTTATATCTCCGCCGAACTTTGAATATGGATGCATGCTGCTTGTATGTTATTATACTAAGTGTGGATGTAAGAAAGTAGCTCTAAATATTAAGTCATTACATTTATTTGTCAATGTATATTACACGTTCTTGACTCTTGCATTAGAATTTTGTCATAGTCCTTAGCTATGTGTGAAGTATTACTAGAGTCTCTTGTTCTTACCAACATTGGGGTTGTTAAccttttttatttgttcctTTTCATTAAATTTGCAGGATTATATCTTCATGCAGTTACTGAGACAAAGTTAGTGGTTGATACGTCTAGAGCAGAAAGGCTCCGTATTAATGTAATATACTCTTTTGTTATGTCTATGTTTTTGAATACCCGTGCTCAGATTTGTAGTTTAGTAACATGTTGTGTTCAACTTAGAAAAATCACTGACAGCTCCCATATTACACCTATTGCAGTTTGATGTGACTTTCCCAGCACTACCGTGCTCTATTGTCAGTCTTGATGCCATGGATATAAGTGGAGAGCAGCACTTGGATGTCGTAAGTTCCTCAAAGTGATAGCCACCTCCTAGTCTCTTTTGTTATTATGTATTCTTTAGGCAGTCTTAGATTGTTCACATTCCTTGGAAGTGTGTGGCATCATAGTTATTGCAACTTCATTCTGTCCAATTCTCCTGGAGTTTGCCATCATATAATGATCCTATGCAAACTATTTGTACATCATATGTATTTGCTCTCCAAACTTGAGATGTGTTTACAAAATGGATATCTTTTGCCAAGTATGAATTGTGTAATAAGCATGGATCCATCTCTGGCATATTGATTGGGGTTCCCCAGTTGAATGCATAAACACATAATTTTATGACAACAATAAATGAATTCAATATAGTACAATAGATTTCTTCTTGACATCTATGATGTAGACTGTAGTTTCATTTTTGTTCATATATCTCTTGACGATGTTTTATTTATTCCTGCAGAGACATGACATTATCAAGAAAAGAATTGATTCCCTTGGTAATGTAATAGAGACAAGAGCTGATACCATTGGTTCCCCCAAGGTTAGTCTGTAGATAAACTGAAGGGTTATCTTTTTTGAACTAGTCCATCTGTCTGACTTTTGCATGTGAACTAAGGGTTATCTTTTTTAGAGTTTGCCAAATTAGCCTTTCTTTGTTGTAGAACGTGTAGAAAGATATAAAGTtggttttacttttatttttctgaCATATTTTCTGTTTGTATCATTTTCAACTGATAGATTGATCGACCTCTACAAAAGCATGGTGGAAGACTTGAACACAATGAAACTTATTGTGGTTCATGTTTTGGTGCAGAAGCGGTAATCCGAGTTTACTGTCCtatgttgttttctttattcatGAGTTTCAATGTTATGCTGTTCAGCCGTTCATTGGTATTTTATGCCTATGGTCATGTTGATGCCTTCATGCCATCATAAATTGCTCTATTTTTCAGTCGGATGACGATTGTTGTAACAACTGTGAAGAAGTACGTGAAGCATATAGTAAGAAAGGCTGGGCATTATCAAATCCGGATATGATTGATCAGGTTGGTATCTCTTGCTTACTGGTCTTCATGTAAAGTTATTTGAGCTTATTGGCATTTCTACACTCGGTTTAGAATGTAGATGTAGTCAGAATCTGAACGATGAAGCATCCCATCACACCTTTCTTACCTAGActctctttattttcttttcctgTAATTCATTTCCTGACCAAAATATTTCACATAACTAGTTGTAAGTGGcaaatgtaaatttttttaatgcatGTCTTGATAGTTCATGTCGTGACTCTGAACCATACATTTTGtggttttcatattttttataacaaATCAGTGCAAAAGAGAAGGTTTTCTACAAAAGATCAAGGATGAAGAGGGGGAAGGTTGCAACATTTATGGATTCTTGGATGTCAATAAGGTAGCTGGTAATTTTCATTTTGCACCTGGGAAGAGTTTCCAGCAGTCAAATTCCCATGTTCATGATCTGCTGTCCTTTCAGAAGGACAGTTTTAATGTAAGAGATCCTTCTGATTCGAGTTTGCTACACTCTCTGTTATTTATTGAATTAGATATTTGCAGTTTTCATTTCTTTACGAAGTTCACACAAGACTGAAGTTAATAAAATAATGTTTTTTATTTGCCACAGCTTACGCACAAAATCAATAGATTAGCATATGGAGATTTCTTCCCTGGTGTTGTAAATCCTCTTGATgggtattttttttgtaaatttccTACTGCAATTTAACTGGTATATTTATTCCTATGGCATCTCTGAATTGATATGAAATGTATCTACATTTGTTACCCCTGCAGTGCGGAATGGACACAGCACACATCTAATGCAATGTATCAGTATTTTCTCAAGGTCAGTGGGATAGTTTAAAAtaacttcaattttttattgttttttgtttgaTAGTTTACCGATTCCTTTTTGCACCGGGTTTATTGGTGTCCAGATTTGACATTGATATCCCATTTACgtacaattataattaaattcagCGATACTGAGCCTCAGAAAAGCTGGAATAGAATGCATGTCACTTCCACcctctttttattttcattggGTATTGCTGCACTATAACATATTGACTGATTTCTCTAATTCGAATCGTCAAATGAGCATTCAGCAATGTCTCTACATTGCAGGTAGTACCAACTGTGTTCACAGATATAGGTGGACATAGCATCCAGTCAAATCAGGTTCTATTAAGACTTAATAGTTTCATTTTCTAATTTGTAGTGTGCATTTGCTGTCTGAACTTTTTTTTCTGGAGGACCACTCTAAATTCATGAAGTTTCCACTTATCGCAGTTTTCTGTAACTGAACATGTCAGAGGTGCCGAATTGAGCAGACTACAAGCTCTTCCGGGAGTGTTTTTCTTTTATGATCTTTCCCCAATTAAGGTTGGCATCTCGTTCCCTAGTACAGTAGTACAAGAGGAGGATTGGTTACTATATATCTGGAACAACACAATAATCTTCAATTTGTTATTCCGTTTCCTCTGTTGTGGACAGGTGACGTTTACAGAGACGCATGTTTCCTTCTTGCACTTCCTCACCAATGTTTGTGCTATTGTTGGAGgtccctatctctctctctctctctctctcacacacacacacacacaca contains:
- the LOC121801496 gene encoding endoplasmic reticulum-Golgi intermediate compartment protein 3-like — encoded protein: MMASLIGRIRGLDAYPKVNEDFYSRTLSGGFITLASSIVMLLLFVSELRLYLHAVTETKLVVDTSRAERLRINFDVTFPALPCSIVSLDAMDISGEQHLDVRHDIIKKRIDSLGNVIETRADTIGSPKIDRPLQKHGGRLEHNETYCGSCFGAEASDDDCCNNCEEVREAYSKKGWALSNPDMIDQCKREGFLQKIKDEEGEGCNIYGFLDVNKVAGNFHFAPGKSFQQSNSHVHDLLSFQKDSFNLTHKINRLAYGDFFPGVVNPLDGAEWTQHTSNAMYQYFLKVVPTVFTDIGGHSIQSNQFSVTEHVRGAELSRLQALPGVFFFYDLSPIKVTFTETHVSFLHFLTNVCAIVGGIFTVSGIVDSFVFHGHRAIKKKMELGKFT